Proteins encoded within one genomic window of Spirulina major PCC 6313:
- a CDS encoding AbrB family transcriptional regulator, whose amino-acid sequence MSKKTIPTPLTGEELVKKVKELGNSSKDEKAKACGYYTLTKNGVERVNMMKFLKALITAEGIVLDGAGNGNGRGGRSASYRITVQSNGNLLIGSAYTKKMGLEPGDEFEITLGRKHIHLKQVNGGAFDEEE is encoded by the coding sequence ATGAGCAAAAAGACTATTCCCACCCCCCTGACGGGCGAAGAGCTTGTCAAAAAAGTCAAGGAACTCGGAAACTCTAGTAAAGATGAAAAGGCGAAAGCCTGCGGTTACTATACGCTCACCAAAAACGGGGTTGAGCGTGTCAACATGATGAAATTCCTCAAGGCCTTAATTACGGCTGAGGGAATTGTGTTAGATGGCGCTGGTAATGGTAACGGTCGTGGTGGACGGTCTGCAAGTTACCGAATTACCGTTCAGTCCAACGGCAATTTGTTAATTGGTTCGGCCTACACAAAGAAAATGGGGCTTGAACCCGGTGATGAGTTTGAAATCACCCTCGGTCGAAAACATATTCATCTCAAGCAAGTCAACGGTGGCGCTTTCGATGAAGAAGAATAA
- a CDS encoding radical SAM protein — translation MTPQAFSTVYGPVRSWRYGRSLGIDPIGTVSTCSFNCVYCQLGCIEHLTPTRSVYVSTARIVDDLRAVDREGVDIVTLSGSGEPTLALNVGEILQAVRDRIGRPSLVLTNGTLLGDAAVIQDLAAADRVAVKLDAWTDGALRRINRPVAGLTAADLWAGICRFRQAYPGQFELQTMVLRPWSAQQQADYIAKLQHLQPTVVYLNTPSRPKPRERSLAGRGNEGGDRTPAQHFHCVDGETLAALAETLTTATQIPVRWKSP, via the coding sequence ATGACCCCACAAGCGTTTTCGACCGTGTACGGGCCGGTGCGATCGTGGCGATACGGGCGATCGCTCGGCATTGATCCCATTGGTACGGTGTCCACTTGTTCGTTTAATTGTGTCTATTGCCAATTGGGTTGTATTGAGCACCTCACCCCCACGCGCTCGGTCTATGTGTCCACGGCTCGGATTGTTGATGATCTCCGCGCTGTGGATCGCGAGGGGGTGGATATTGTCACCCTAAGCGGCAGCGGTGAACCGACGTTGGCGTTAAATGTGGGTGAAATTTTACAGGCGGTACGCGACCGGATCGGGCGACCGAGTTTGGTGCTTACGAATGGGACGCTGTTGGGTGATGCGGCGGTGATCCAGGATTTGGCGGCGGCGGATCGGGTGGCGGTGAAGTTGGATGCTTGGACGGATGGGGCGTTGCGCCGGATTAATCGACCGGTGGCGGGGTTGACGGCGGCGGATCTATGGGCGGGGATCTGTCGGTTTCGCCAGGCTTACCCAGGGCAGTTTGAACTGCAAACGATGGTGCTGCGGCCCTGGTCGGCGCAACAACAGGCTGATTACATCGCTAAACTTCAGCACTTACAGCCCACGGTGGTCTATTTGAATACGCCGTCTCGGCCGAAACCCCGCGAGCGATCGCTCGCGGGGCGGGGTAATGAGGGGGGCGATCGCACCCCTGCCCAGCACTTCCATTGTGTCGATGGCGAGACCCTGGCCGCCCTCGCTGAGACCCTCACCACCGCGACCCAAATTCCCGTAAGATGGAAATCCCCTTGA
- the recR gene encoding recombination mediator RecR encodes MYTPPLARLIEQLQKLPSVGPKTAQRLALHILKRPAAEAEELAAAIVNARHQVGLCQTCFHLSAEPVCSICSDRTRDPHTLCVVADSRDVIALEKTREYRGRYHVLGGVISPMDGIGPDQLSIQPLIRRASKADITEIILAISPSVEGETTTLYISQLVKPFVKVTQIAFGLPMGGDLEYADEVTLARALEGRRELL; translated from the coding sequence ATTTATACGCCTCCCCTTGCCCGGTTAATTGAACAGTTACAAAAACTGCCCAGCGTTGGCCCCAAGACGGCCCAACGTCTCGCCTTGCATATTCTCAAACGGCCAGCGGCAGAGGCGGAGGAGTTGGCGGCGGCGATCGTCAATGCCCGCCATCAGGTGGGCCTGTGCCAAACCTGTTTTCATCTGTCGGCGGAGCCGGTTTGTTCGATTTGTAGCGATCGCACCCGTGACCCCCATACCCTCTGCGTCGTCGCCGATTCCCGCGATGTGATTGCCCTCGAAAAAACCCGCGAATATCGGGGCCGCTACCATGTCCTCGGCGGCGTGATTTCCCCCATGGACGGCATCGGCCCCGATCAACTCAGCATCCAACCCCTGATCCGTCGCGCCAGCAAAGCCGACATCACCGAAATCATCCTCGCCATTAGCCCCAGCGTCGAAGGCGAAACCACCACTCTCTACATCAGCCAACTGGTGAAACCCTTCGTCAAAGTCACCCAAATCGCCTTTGGGCTGCCCATGGGGGGTGACCTGGAATATGCCGACGAAGTGACCCTAGCGCGAGCCTTAGAAGGACGACGCGAACTTCTTTAA
- a CDS encoding Uma2 family endonuclease, which translates to MAIATSEPKTYTAEAYLALEVASEHRNEYRDGNIIPMTGGTPTHNELNAMLIFLLKSALRKQPYCIFVTDQRLWIPDKNIYTYPDTMVTPRPVELKPGRTDTVVNPIVVAEVLSPSTQQYDRAEKFAAYRTIPSIQDYLLIAQDQPQVEQYVKQTAKEWLYIDHQGTNATMTLRSLNVEIALADLYEAIFPRD; encoded by the coding sequence ATGGCGATCGCTACGTCTGAACCTAAAACCTACACCGCCGAAGCCTATCTCGCATTAGAAGTAGCATCCGAACACCGTAATGAATATCGCGATGGAAACATTATTCCCATGACCGGTGGAACCCCTACTCACAACGAATTGAACGCCATGTTGATTTTTCTGTTGAAATCGGCATTACGCAAACAGCCCTACTGTATTTTTGTGACCGATCAGCGGTTGTGGATTCCAGACAAAAATATCTACACCTATCCCGACACCATGGTGACCCCGCGTCCGGTGGAATTGAAACCGGGTCGCACGGATACGGTGGTGAATCCGATTGTAGTGGCGGAAGTGTTGTCACCCTCTACGCAACAGTACGATCGCGCCGAAAAATTCGCGGCCTATCGCACCATTCCCAGCATCCAGGACTATCTCCTCATTGCCCAAGATCAACCCCAGGTTGAACAATATGTGAAACAAACGGCAAAGGAATGGTTATACATTGATCACCAGGGCACAAACGCAACAATGACCCTGCGATCGCTCAATGTGGAGATTGCCTTAGCGGATTTGTATGAGGCGATTTTTCCACGGGATTAA
- a CDS encoding TolB family protein: protein MVKLNGGFRVGLLGILWISGCRDRTAIAPPPVPFGATLNSRAADQQPRLSYSGQYLVFTSDRRGQQRVFLYDLQRRQLIPLPGLNQQGIFTDQPDISADGRYLVYVSEQYGKPDVFLYDRQSLRAEPLTRDRPGEARHPTISGNGRFIAYSTNRTGQWDIEVFDRGVEAPASLPPQN, encoded by the coding sequence ATGGTCAAGCTTAACGGGGGTTTTCGCGTGGGTTTGCTGGGGATACTGTGGATCAGTGGTTGTCGCGATCGCACTGCGATCGCCCCGCCGCCCGTCCCCTTTGGAGCCACCCTCAACAGTCGCGCCGCCGATCAACAGCCCCGCCTCTCCTACAGCGGTCAATACCTCGTCTTCACCTCAGACCGGCGCGGCCAACAGCGCGTTTTTCTCTACGATCTCCAACGTCGCCAACTGATCCCCCTCCCCGGCCTGAATCAACAGGGCATCTTCACCGACCAACCCGACATCAGCGCCGATGGTCGCTATCTCGTTTACGTGTCGGAACAATACGGCAAACCCGATGTATTTCTCTACGATCGCCAAAGTCTCCGCGCCGAACCCCTCACCCGCGATCGCCCCGGCGAAGCCCGTCACCCCACGATCAGCGGCAATGGTCGTTTCATCGCCTACAGCACCAACCGCACCGGCCAATGGGATATTGAAGTGTTCGATCGCGGTGTTGAAGCCCCCGCCTCACTCCCACCCCAAAATTGA
- a CDS encoding helix-turn-helix domain-containing protein encodes MTESHPSTPITLSEREVQIIELVANGLTNQDIAEKLAISKRTVDNHISNILTKTAMGNRVALVRWALQWGKVCLDEVNCCVLPTSQSVNGQA; translated from the coding sequence ATGACAGAGTCTCACCCTTCCACTCCCATAACATTATCTGAGCGGGAAGTGCAAATCATTGAACTGGTCGCCAATGGGCTGACCAATCAAGATATTGCGGAAAAACTCGCGATCAGTAAACGAACGGTAGACAACCATATCAGTAATATTTTGACCAAAACAGCGATGGGCAATCGCGTTGCCTTGGTGCGCTGGGCGTTGCAATGGGGCAAGGTCTGTTTAGATGAGGTGAATTGTTGTGTTTTGCCCACATCGCAGTCGGTGAATGGTCAAGCTTAA
- a CDS encoding RNA-guided endonuclease InsQ/TnpB family protein, giving the protein MLTLTYEYKLIPDRQQTEVIEHTLTVCRSVWNYALRERKDWLASRKSPVNACSLKQEYIVPPDVPYPNYHNQAKALTKAKHTNEILKSVNAQVLQQVLRTLDRAFAEMQSKKLGFPRFKNKYRMRSYVYPQMLKNCVKGNQIKLPQLGWVKFRKSRAIPDGFALKQARIVRRASGYFVMLSLQFDVSIPDVPFHGHPLGIDLGLDKFLATSDGELVDRPRFLNPLQRKRKLLQRRLRNKQKGSNNRHKLNQKIARLNQRISDTRKDWHFKLAHHLCDQSQSIFIEDIDFRAWGRGMLSKHCLDAGFGQFVTILKWVAWKRDVFLCEVDKNFTSQICPNCGFHTGKKTLDVRDHHCPDCGYQTHRDVAAAQVIRNRGVEAYALGHSVSENACGDGLTGVVTPSPESVKQEILNVNLRIPRYSDV; this is encoded by the coding sequence ATGCTGACCTTGACTTACGAGTACAAGCTCATCCCAGATAGACAGCAAACTGAGGTAATCGAGCACACCTTGACTGTTTGCCGTTCGGTCTGGAATTATGCGTTGCGTGAGCGTAAAGATTGGTTAGCGTCTCGGAAATCCCCAGTTAACGCTTGTTCATTAAAACAGGAGTATATTGTCCCGCCTGATGTCCCTTATCCCAATTATCACAATCAAGCCAAAGCCTTAACAAAAGCCAAGCATACCAATGAAATTCTCAAATCAGTGAATGCTCAAGTTCTACAGCAAGTGCTAAGAACATTAGATAGGGCATTTGCTGAGATGCAGTCTAAAAAGTTAGGATTTCCTCGCTTTAAGAATAAGTACAGGATGCGATCGTATGTGTATCCTCAAATGCTAAAAAACTGTGTTAAAGGCAATCAAATTAAGTTGCCCCAATTAGGATGGGTAAAATTCAGAAAGTCCAGAGCAATACCGGATGGGTTTGCATTAAAACAAGCTCGGATTGTGAGGAGAGCATCAGGCTACTTTGTGATGCTTTCTCTGCAATTCGATGTCAGTATTCCTGACGTTCCGTTCCATGGACATCCATTGGGGATTGACTTGGGCTTAGACAAATTCCTGGCGACAAGCGATGGCGAACTTGTGGATAGACCAAGATTCTTAAACCCGCTACAACGCAAGCGGAAGTTGCTGCAACGTAGATTAAGGAATAAGCAGAAAGGGTCTAACAATAGACACAAGTTAAACCAAAAAATAGCGAGATTAAATCAACGAATTTCTGACACTCGTAAAGACTGGCATTTTAAGTTAGCTCATCACCTTTGTGATCAATCCCAATCAATATTTATTGAAGATATTGATTTTAGGGCATGGGGTAGAGGGATGCTTTCTAAGCACTGTCTTGATGCTGGCTTTGGACAGTTTGTCACTATTCTCAAATGGGTGGCATGGAAACGAGATGTTTTTCTCTGTGAAGTTGACAAGAACTTTACCTCGCAGATTTGCCCTAATTGTGGTTTTCATACTGGCAAGAAAACCCTTGATGTTAGAGACCATCATTGTCCAGACTGTGGCTATCAAACTCATCGAGATGTAGCCGCAGCACAAGTGATCCGAAATCGTGGGGTAGAAGCATATGCGCTAGGGCATAGCGTATCGGAAAATGCCTGTGGAGATGGTCTGACGGGGGTGGTAACGCCTAGTCCAGAATCTGTGAAGCAGGAAATCTTGAATGTGAATTTAAGAATCCCCCGTTATAGCGACGTATGA
- a CDS encoding carbohydrate kinase family protein, protein MVRVIGIGELLWDALAVEAGIAPEAVTHWTKQVGGAPANVVWGLNRLGTSAALLGCVGTDAAGQELLHRYRAAGFEMTGMQSHPTAPTREVYVARTEMGDRTFGGFGDRNPADFADAQLDGNQFPLALFQAADVLVLGTIALAYPTSRAALWRALDLADQYHLRIVLDVNWRPMFWPDPTAAPELIAELWPRVDFVKLAQEEAHLFFNTTNPAAIAEYLDSVEGVMVTQGGEGAIAYCLSENVGQVDPFAVPVVDTTGAGDGFVAGFVHQLCAQGVTSLGDPDKAKAIVTYAAAVGALTTQKLGAIAALPTANDVQTFLHRHH, encoded by the coding sequence ATGGTGCGTGTGATCGGGATTGGCGAATTGCTGTGGGATGCCCTGGCCGTGGAGGCGGGCATCGCGCCTGAGGCGGTGACGCACTGGACAAAACAGGTGGGTGGGGCCCCGGCGAATGTGGTGTGGGGTTTGAATCGCTTGGGAACCTCGGCGGCGCTCCTGGGGTGTGTTGGCACCGATGCGGCGGGCCAGGAGTTACTGCATCGCTATCGGGCGGCAGGGTTTGAGATGACAGGGATGCAGTCTCACCCCACGGCTCCCACTCGTGAGGTGTACGTGGCACGCACGGAAATGGGCGATCGCACCTTCGGCGGGTTTGGCGATCGCAATCCCGCCGATTTTGCCGATGCCCAATTAGACGGAAATCAGTTTCCCCTCGCGCTGTTCCAAGCTGCTGATGTTTTGGTGTTGGGGACGATTGCCCTCGCCTATCCCACCAGTCGGGCGGCCCTGTGGCGGGCCCTGGATTTGGCGGATCAGTATCATTTGCGGATTGTGCTAGATGTCAATTGGCGACCGATGTTTTGGCCCGATCCCACCGCTGCCCCGGAGTTAATCGCTGAACTCTGGCCGCGGGTGGATTTTGTCAAACTCGCCCAGGAAGAGGCGCACCTCTTTTTCAACACCACCAATCCGGCGGCGATCGCGGAATATTTAGACAGTGTCGAAGGGGTGATGGTTACCCAGGGGGGTGAAGGCGCGATCGCCTATTGTCTCTCGGAAAATGTCGGCCAGGTTGATCCGTTTGCTGTGCCCGTCGTGGATACCACGGGCGCGGGTGATGGTTTCGTGGCGGGCTTCGTCCATCAACTTTGTGCCCAAGGGGTGACCAGTTTAGGTGATCCGGACAAAGCGAAAGCGATCGTTACCTATGCCGCTGCGGTCGGAGCGTTGACGACCCAAAAATTAGGTGCGATCGCCGCCCTCCCCACCGCCAACGATGTCCAAACCTTCCTCCATCGTCACCATTAA
- a CDS encoding dihydrolipoyl dehydrogenase family protein has translation MAVDYDLVIIGGGSGGLVVASAAAQLNAKVALVEKDKLGGDCLWHGCVPSKSLIHAARVAYDTRHGSRFGVYADPPRINFREAMGHVHNVIQTIEPHDSPERFRGLGVEVIFGSGQFCDRTTFEVNGRRLTARAFVISTGSRPAIPPVDGLTEAGFITNEQVFALTECPKTLALIGAGPIGCELGQALHRLGSKVTILSSRDRILPKEDPDAAIVVEKQLESEGIRILNNTRAEKVRIIDGKKHIWAAGEEIIVDEILVSAGRLPNVDSLNLAAAGVAYDKTGVNVDAALRTSNPRIYACGDVIGGYQFTHVAGYEAVYVLTNALFSPIKKFFPSKINYRVIPWATFTDPELARVGLSEQQARDRYGDDITILKQPFSGVDRAQAEGSTDGFCKIITRKNGEILGAHMVGPMAGELIHEIVLAMANNLPVAKLTGIHIYPTLAEVTSKTALLHQKQRYAQQTGLQNFLCNLFTFFRRF, from the coding sequence ATGGCAGTGGATTATGATTTGGTGATTATTGGTGGCGGTTCCGGTGGGCTGGTGGTGGCCAGTGCCGCCGCCCAATTAAACGCCAAAGTTGCCCTGGTGGAAAAAGACAAGCTCGGCGGTGATTGCCTCTGGCATGGCTGTGTACCGAGTAAATCCCTGATCCATGCGGCCCGCGTTGCCTACGACACCCGTCACGGTTCCCGGTTTGGGGTCTATGCTGACCCGCCCCGGATTAATTTCCGCGAAGCCATGGGCCATGTCCATAACGTGATCCAAACCATCGAACCCCACGATTCCCCGGAACGGTTTCGCGGCCTGGGGGTGGAGGTGATTTTCGGCTCTGGGCAATTTTGCGATCGCACCACATTCGAGGTCAACGGCCGCCGCCTCACCGCCCGCGCCTTTGTGATTTCCACCGGATCGCGCCCCGCGATTCCCCCCGTTGATGGCCTCACCGAGGCCGGATTCATCACTAACGAGCAAGTTTTCGCCCTCACCGAATGCCCTAAAACCCTCGCGTTAATCGGTGCGGGGCCCATCGGCTGCGAACTGGGCCAAGCCCTCCATCGTTTAGGGTCGAAAGTGACCATTCTTTCCAGTCGCGATCGCATCTTGCCCAAAGAAGATCCCGACGCTGCGATCGTCGTTGAAAAACAACTCGAATCCGAAGGCATCCGCATCCTCAACAACACCCGCGCCGAAAAAGTCCGCATCATCGACGGCAAAAAACACATCTGGGCCGCCGGCGAAGAAATCATCGTCGATGAAATTCTCGTTTCCGCCGGTCGCCTGCCCAACGTCGATAGCCTCAACCTTGCCGCCGCCGGAGTCGCCTACGACAAAACCGGCGTTAACGTTGACGCTGCCCTCCGCACCAGCAACCCCCGCATCTACGCCTGCGGCGACGTGATCGGCGGCTATCAATTCACCCATGTCGCGGGCTACGAAGCCGTTTACGTCCTCACCAATGCCCTGTTTAGCCCAATCAAAAAATTCTTCCCCAGTAAAATCAACTATCGCGTCATTCCCTGGGCCACCTTCACCGATCCTGAACTGGCACGGGTGGGACTGAGTGAACAACAGGCCCGCGATCGCTACGGCGACGACATCACCATTCTCAAACAACCCTTCTCCGGCGTTGACCGCGCCCAAGCCGAAGGCTCCACCGACGGATTTTGCAAAATCATCACCCGCAAAAATGGCGAAATCCTCGGCGCTCACATGGTCGGTCCCATGGCGGGTGAACTAATCCATGAAATCGTTCTCGCCATGGCCAATAATCTCCCCGTCGCCAAACTCACCGGCATCCACATCTACCCCACCCTCGCCGAAGTCACCAGCAAAACCGCCCTCCTCCACCAAAAACAACGCTACGCCCAACAAACCGGCTTACAAAATTTCCTGTGTAACCTCTTCACTTTCTTCCGTCGCTTTTGA
- a CDS encoding DUF4276 family protein, producing the protein MHFEVLIEDQSGKTALEILIPKIIDCDQHTFTVHAYKGTGRIPPNLNPNLDPKKRVLLDQLPRLIQGYGQTFAKYPTSYPAVLMIICDLDDRCLHQFRQELIACLERSSPQPETYFCLAIEEGEAWYLGDFNAIKSAYPQVKESVLNSYENDAICGTWELLADAIATGGAKRLTSQGGKSVGQEKMMWAQTIPPQMEVDRNRSPSFCYFRDKLRRAIASP; encoded by the coding sequence ATGCATTTTGAAGTTTTGATTGAAGACCAATCAGGAAAAACAGCCCTAGAGATTCTCATTCCGAAAATCATCGATTGTGATCAACATACTTTTACCGTTCACGCCTATAAAGGTACTGGGCGTATTCCGCCAAACCTAAATCCTAATCTAGATCCCAAAAAACGAGTTTTGCTCGATCAACTGCCTCGACTGATTCAGGGCTATGGTCAAACATTTGCCAAGTATCCTACGAGCTATCCCGCCGTATTGATGATTATTTGTGATTTGGACGATCGCTGCTTACATCAGTTTCGCCAAGAGTTGATCGCCTGCTTGGAGCGGTCATCGCCTCAACCAGAAACATATTTTTGTCTTGCAATTGAGGAGGGAGAGGCATGGTATTTAGGGGATTTCAATGCTATTAAATCCGCATATCCACAGGTGAAAGAGTCTGTTTTGAATTCCTATGAGAATGATGCGATTTGTGGCACTTGGGAACTTTTAGCGGATGCGATCGCAACTGGAGGAGCGAAACGGTTAACGAGCCAAGGGGGTAAAAGTGTTGGTCAAGAAAAAATGATGTGGGCCCAGACCATTCCTCCGCAGATGGAGGTTGATCGAAATCGATCGCCTAGTTTTTGTTATTTTCGGGACAAATTGCGTCGGGCGATCGCATCTCCCTAG
- a CDS encoding AAA family ATPase, producing the protein MAGIEGIKIKNYRTLKNITLGKLWNSQAKKSLTPMTAVIGKNGAGKSTLFDAFGFLADCLKNGVEEACDARGRGGFQRIRSQGENGSIEFELYYKEDQTSRPITYELAIDLDPSGRPFVKKERLRQRRKGQKTGWPLSFLMLNEGKGIAWKGEEEGQQVNEDQEPFDLITLIKQLNQSNSEESKETEVVELSDQRRLGIATLGALKQHPRITLFRRFIEGWYLSYFTPDAARSLPLAGPQKHLNIHGDNLGNVVQFMEREHPRKFRAVLESISQKIPGIHQISTEKSPDGRLLLKFNDKGFDDPFYVQQMSDGTLKVFAYLLLLEDPSPPPFICIEEPENGLYHKLLETLAQEFRNHATGRKGGSQVFITTHQPYFVDALKPDEVWVLEKGEDGFSQMRRASDDPLIQSFVDQGLPLGGLWYSDYLDSR; encoded by the coding sequence ATGGCCGGAATTGAAGGCATTAAAATCAAAAACTACCGCACCCTCAAAAACATCACCCTCGGCAAACTCTGGAATAGTCAAGCGAAAAAATCCCTCACCCCCATGACTGCCGTGATTGGTAAAAATGGAGCCGGAAAAAGTACCCTTTTTGATGCCTTTGGGTTTTTGGCAGATTGTCTCAAAAATGGCGTGGAAGAAGCCTGTGATGCACGGGGACGCGGGGGATTTCAGCGCATTCGGTCTCAAGGTGAAAACGGCAGCATTGAATTTGAACTCTATTACAAAGAAGATCAAACGTCACGCCCCATCACCTATGAACTCGCGATTGATCTTGATCCATCGGGTCGGCCCTTTGTCAAAAAAGAACGACTACGGCAGCGACGGAAGGGGCAAAAAACAGGTTGGCCATTGTCATTTTTAATGCTCAATGAGGGAAAAGGGATAGCCTGGAAAGGGGAAGAAGAAGGGCAACAAGTGAATGAAGATCAAGAACCATTCGATTTAATCACGCTCATTAAGCAGCTTAATCAGAGTAATTCTGAGGAAAGCAAGGAAACTGAGGTAGTTGAACTGAGCGATCAACGTCGTCTCGGTATCGCGACATTAGGTGCATTAAAGCAACATCCCCGGATTACCCTATTTCGGAGATTTATTGAAGGGTGGTATCTCAGTTACTTTACGCCTGATGCGGCTCGTAGTTTACCGTTAGCAGGGCCGCAAAAACATCTGAATATTCACGGCGATAATTTAGGCAATGTGGTGCAATTTATGGAGCGAGAGCATCCACGCAAATTCCGTGCGGTGCTTGAGAGCATTTCGCAAAAAATACCGGGAATTCATCAAATAAGCACCGAAAAAAGTCCTGATGGTCGGCTCTTACTGAAGTTCAATGATAAAGGGTTTGATGATCCGTTCTATGTTCAGCAAATGTCAGATGGGACATTGAAAGTTTTTGCCTACTTACTCCTGTTAGAAGATCCATCACCCCCCCCGTTTATTTGCATTGAAGAACCGGAAAACGGTTTATATCATAAGTTACTCGAAACCTTGGCGCAGGAATTCCGGAACCATGCCACCGGAAGAAAAGGAGGGTCTCAGGTTTTTATCACAACCCATCAGCCCTATTTTGTGGATGCGCTAAAACCGGATGAAGTGTGGGTTTTAGAAAAAGGAGAGGATGGGTTTTCGCAGATGAGACGGGCCAGCGATGATCCTTTAATTCAGAGTTTTGTGGATCAGGGTCTGCCTTTAGGTGGTCTTTGGTATAGTGATTACTTAGACTCAAGATAA